The genomic region GGCTTCTTCATGGCTGCTATCAGGAGTTCTGGGTTTTGCTTTAGGAATACTAGCAGGAATGAAAAACGGAACCCTGATTGACAAAGCAATAAAAGTTTACTGTTATATTCTGCTTGCCGCTCCGACATTCTGGCTGGCATTGATATTCTTACTGATATTTGCTGTGAATTTAGGATGGTTCCCTGTAGGGCTCAGTGTGCCCATAGGTGTTGCAAGTGAAGATGTGACCTTTTTTGACCGCATTCATCATTTGATCCTTCCGACTGTAACCCTGAGCTTACTTGGAGTTGCCTCTATCGCGATGTTCACTCGTGAAAAATTGATAGAGGTCATGGAAAGCGATTATGTGCTATTTGCAAAGGCAAGAGGAGAAACAGGATTTGACCTGATAAAAAGACATGGGATAAGAAATGTTGCACTTCCTGCCATTACATTACAGTTCTTAGGATTCAGCGAATTATTTGGTGGAGCCGTTCTTGTTGAGCAGGTATTCTCATATCCCGGTATCGGTCAGGCTGCTGTTGCAGCAGGTTTAAGATCAGATGTACCTCTACTTTTGGCAATTGTCATCATCAGCGCATTGTTCGTCTATTCAGGAAACCTGATAGCAGATATAATCTATGAATTTGTAGACCCCAGAATAAGACAGCAGGAGAGGAGAACATGAGCACTGCTGTTGCAAATGTTAACAGGGGACTGTTTAAAGGGTTCAACCTGCGCCAGAAAACAATCATGCTGATAAGTTGTCTGTCTTTATTATTACTTTCAATTGTGATTTCCAGTTCATTCATAGACGATAATGCATTGTCAACTGATTTTCAATCAAAGAACCTTGCACCTTCTCTTGAACACCCATTTGGAACTGACTGGATGGGAAGGGATATGTTTGTGCGAACTCTTGGAGGACTGGGATTAAGTATAGTGATAGGAGCCCTGGCTTCATCTATCAGTACTGTTTTCAGTGTGATCTTAGGCTTATTTTCAAGCATAGGTAAAATAGAAGATTCAATTGTATCCTGGCTGGTTGATTTATTCCTTTCAATACCACATCTTCTGTTGATTATTTTGATTTCCATAGGACTTGGAGGAGGAGCAACAGGTGTTATCATAGCTGTTGCATTAACACACTGGACAAGTCTCACACGTGTTGTAAGGGCAGAAATCAAGCAGATAAAAACCCAGGAATACATCCATATATCAAGAAATTTTGGAAAATCCAGATGGTGGATAGCTAAGAAACATATTCTTCCTCACCTGATTCCACAGTTTGTTCTGGGTACAATTGTAATGTTCCCACATGCTATTCTGCACGAGGCTTCAGTGACTTTCCTTGGTTTCGGGCTTTCACCACATCAGCCTGCAATTGGCATTATCCTGTCAGAATCAATGAAATACCTCTCAGCAGGATACTGGTGGCTTGCATTTTTCCCGGGATTATCACTCCTGATCGTCATTCTTGCATTTGACCTGATCGGAGAAAATATGGGAAAGATACTGGATCCTAAAAGAGCACATGAATAAGTGAAAACAAATCGTGAAATGAATCTATCAAATTATTAAAAGAGGTGAAGTATGACAAATACATCTCAAATTCCCGCTGAAAAAAAGGAAAAGCCTGAAGCCCTGTTAAAGGTAAAAGACCTTTCCCTTTCTTTCATTCAATATGCTGCGGGACTAAGGCAAACTGAGCTTAAAGTAATATCCAATTTGAGCATGGAAGCTTACAGTGGTGAGATTCTAGCTGTTGTTGGCTCCAGCGGTTCCGGAAAAAGTCTCCTGGCACATTCTATTTTAGGTATTCTTCCATCAAACGCAAAGCTTAATGGCACTATGGAATATGGCGGCCATGATCTGACCCAAAAAAAGAAAGAGGAAGTCAGAGGTAAGGAAATTGTCCTAATTCCACAATCAACCACATATCTTGATCCTTTGATGAGAATTTCCAGTCAGGTCATTGGTAGTGTTGAAGATAAAAATTCAGATTCCAAAAAGAAGCTTCAGAAAGAGATATTCAAGAAATATGACCTGAAACCTGAAGTAGAAAAGATGTTCCCTCATGAACTTTCAGGAGGAATGATAAGAAGAGTCCTTGTTTCAACTGCTGTGATGAGTTCCTCAAAGATTGTGATAGCAGACGAACCAACACCTGGACTGGATGAAAAGAACCTGAATGAAACTCTGGGATATTTCAAGGATATGGCAAACAAAGGATATGCGGTTATTCTCATAACTCATGATATTGAAGCTGCACTAAAAATCTCAGATAAGATCGCTATTTTTTACGCTGGCACTATCCTGGAGGTTGCAAATGCAGAGGACTTTTCAGGTGAAGGGGAAAAGCTGAGACACCAATACACAAAAGCACTATGGAATGCCCTGCCACAAAACAAATTCCAGGCAATAAAAGGTCATCAGCCGATGCAGGATGAAGTGCTTGAAGGATGTTTCTTTTATGAAAGATGTACTACAAGAGGTGAAATTTGCTCAAAATGTGTTCCTGAGCTAAAGTTGTTCAACGGTGGAATGGTGAGGTGCAATAATGTATCTTAAAGGCAAAAACATCGGTTTTGGCTACAATGAAAACAATCTGATCCTAGAAGATGTGGACATTTCCCTTGGAAGCGGGGACGTTTTAGGACTTGTAGGAGACAGCGGATGTGGCAAATCAACCCTGTGCAGGATACTGGCCGGATATGAGAAGAACTACAAAGGAAAAGTAAGTTTAGACGGAAGCAAAATATCATCAAGCGGATACAATCCCGTACAATTGATCTTTCAGCACCCTGAAAAGGCTGTAAATCCAAAATGGAAAATGAAGGATATCCTGAAAGAAGGCCATGATGTTTCTCAGGATATTCTGGAAGCTTTTGGAATTAAGGAGAACTGGCTGAACAGGTGGCCTAATGAACTTTCAGGAGGAGAGCTTCAGAGATTTGCTCTTGCAAGGGCTCTTGGACCAAAAACAAAATTCCTGATCGCTGATGAGATCACAACCATGGTGGATGCAATCACCCAGGCTCAAATATGGGAGAGCATTTTAGGTATCGTTGAAGAACTGGATATCGGGGTTCTTGTTGTGAGCCACGATAAAAGTCTTATCAACAGATTATGTCATGATGTTTTGTACATGTCAGATCTGAATGGATGCTGAATTTTATTTTATTTTATTTTATTTTATTGTGTGATAGGAATCAATTCTGATAATTCAGAATTCCTAATCCATCACAGTATATTCAAACACAAGTTGTCCAACAACAAAAAATACCAAGTCATACACAACCAGCAACCTGAGCTCCGAAGAAATACTACCAATTCCACCGTCTGCGAGTATCGTCCCGGTTGCCATAACAGCAGGAATTATCACAGGAATAATTAACGGCAGTAGAAGCACCGGAAGCATGATCTCCCTAGCTCTTGTACTTGCTGAAAGTGCTGAAAGCAAGGTTCCAACACTGACAAAACCGAAAGTTCCCAGGAAGATTACAAGTGCAAGTCCCGGAATACCACTGATGTTGTAGTTGAACAAAACGATGAAGATTGGTATCGTAAGCAATTCCACAATGAACATCAGGACAGCATTTGATATTGTTTTCCCGATGTAGATTGAGCTTCTGTCGATAGGTGAGAGTTTCAGTCCTTCAAGACAACCGTTTTCCATCTCACCTGCAAAGGAACGTGAAAGTCCAAGGGTTCCTGCAAAGGTGAAAGCCACCCAGAGAACGCCGGGAGCAAGTTTTCCAACAAGTTCTGTCTGGCTTAGAACATCACCGAATGAGATGCTGAAAATAACGATAACGATAAGCGAGAAGATGAGCATGGAATTGAGCATCTGTTTTGTGCGAAACTCCGACCTGAGATCCTTTGCTGCAATGTAGAGGCTTTTCTTCATAATCTCACCACAGGTACTTTAGACGTTACTAATGCCCTCTGCATCGGTATCCTTTTCCACTATGGAAAGGTATTGTTCTTTGAACTTTTCCAAGCTTTTAATTTCAGTTTTTAGTTTATCGAAGCAAATATCTCCCCTATCCATTATGAGCATGCGGTCGCATAGTTCAAAAGCACGCTCGATGTTGTGGGTTATCATAATCCTTGTAACATCAGAATCTCCGGTACCCATGAGCACACGCTCAAAATTAGCAGCAGCATGCTGGTCGAGTCCAGTATATGGCTCATCCATGAGTAAAATTTCAGGCTGGTGCAAAAGTGCCCTTGCAATTGAAAGCCTCTGTTTCATTCCTCTTGAAAATGAACCGGCACGCTCATCTGAACGCTGAAGGAGATTTACACTTTTCAGAATGGAATCAACTCTTGCATCGATGTTATTATTCTCAATTCCGTACATCCGGGCAAAAAAAACAAGGTTCTCCCTTGCTGTCAGTTCATCATAAAGATAAGTCTCATGAGATATGGCACCTATCATTCCCCTTATCTTTTCAGGATGCTTTTTGGCATCAATTCCATTAACAAGAATACTTCCCCTGGAAGGATTGATGATAGTGGACATTATCTTCAGAAGAGTGGTCTTTCCGGCTCCGTTGGGACCGAATATTGTAACAAACTCACCTTTTTTGATCTCAAGGTTGATATTGCTCAATGCTTTCCTTCGCCCGAAGCTCTTTGAAAGACCGTTAATTGAGATGATACTGTCCATTGGAGCCATTTGAGCTATATTTACAGCTTCAGGTTATATAAATTAACGTTCCGGCCTGCAAATTATCTTTCAAATGCAGGTCCACCAACATCTGCGTTGTTGTTGTAGCCGGCAGTTTCCCAGTATCCTTTGTAAGGCTCATCGGTAACCTCTATTGAAGTAATCCATTTTGCCCATTTGTAGCCGTATTTACTCTCAGCTACAAGCTGTAGTGGAAATCCCCTGTCTGCGGGCAGAGTGATATCATTAAGCTCATAGGCAAGCATTATGTCATTTTCAACAATGTAGTCATAATCAAGGCTCGTGGAATAGCCATCAGCTGAGTAGAATATGACCGTAGTTGCACTGTTGTTTACACCGGTCTCATTAAACAATGTGTCCATGGTTAAACCGGTCCATTTTGCATCAAATCCCCAGCCTTCGACACAGTCCATGCGCACAAATCTTGAAACCGAAGGATATGCAAGCAACTGTTCATAGGTAAAACTCATGGGCTTATCTACCATTCTTCCATAAATCCTGAGTTCGTATGTGTCCTTATCTATGTACTGGGTTCCTTTAATCCCATTATTTCGTTGTTCTGAAATGGGAGTCAGTTCCTTTCCGTCAAAAACAGTAGCTTCATCTGATGTATTGGTTTCTTGCTGCTTCTGCTGTGAATCTTCAGTACATCCACTAACTGAAAGAACCAGAATCAATATACAACTGACTAAAAGTTTAAATTGTCTGAGTTGAACCATGATTTACCCCCTGGCTCAGATACATTCGAGAAGTTCTATTCCTTTGTCACTCAAGGAATATTTGTCCTCTATAAGATTCAGGAATTCCCCATTAATAAGAAACTCTGTGTGATACTTGAACACCTTTTCATCAAGCTCCGTACTTTCCAGTATCTCACCCCTTGTAGCTCCGAACACACCAATTGCCCTGATAAGTTGACGCCTTATGGGATGTGAAGCTGCCTTGTGAGCAAGTTCATGTTCGGCTTTGACCCTTTCTCTTTCTGAAGGCTTTGTATCAAGAAGACTATCGAGATCGTCATCCAGCATTTCCTACTCCTCCTATTTTCATTATGAAATTATAATGTAAAAAGTGTTGTGCAGGAAATACGTATACTCTTTGGTAAAAATCATAAAAGAAAATAAAAAACTTAGAAACTAAGACCCGGAATAGTTAAGAGAAAGAATAATTAAGAGAAAAGAACTCAGATGCTTGCTTTCGCACTTCATTTATATTTAGGAGAATATAAATGCTGGCGGTTGAAAGCAAACAATTTAGTTAATGCAAGAGGGTGCATTTATCTGAGGGGATCGTTGGTGCCAGCATTTATATTAATGTGATATAGCCACTGCTTTTTCTGTTGTGCAGACATGTTTTATCTCCATTTCAGATGTTTTTTGTGACTTTTTTGCGACGATTCCCGGGTCAGCAGGCAGAAATGTAAGACTTCCATTTTTGTATCTCATGGGAGATCCGATTGCCTTGTAATATTCGTTCTTAAGGCTCTGTATTGCCGCTACCACGGTTTCGTTATCATACTTCGAATTGCCAAGGTTTGCAAATGCTACGCCAAGCAGCAGATTATTTGCATGCAAAGCAAGGTGCAATTGCCATGTGTCCTTGTCAACGAACTCATGAATTTTAATATCCATAACCAAATTGCTCTCATTTTCCCTCAATGTCACAATCTCCTTGTAATTGACTGCAATCACTACATTATATGAACTCATATAAAAGTAGTTTGTTATTATATTTAGAATGATGTACATGAATAAAATTAGCATGTACTTAATACTGAACATCATGTTCACAGAATCACTCAAACATGCCCACTGGCAGTGGTTTGTTATACTGAACATTCCTTTTCAGATAAACATCATAATTTTCGCTATCAGTATAGAATACAAAAATATATTCAGTCTTAAAATAAGCCCAGTACTGAGCAAAAGGATTACGTGCATCACTTAGAACTACAGTGACATTGGAATCATAAGTGGAAACATTATACACCGGGTAGTCTACATCTCCCGGAAGACTTGAATTATACAGTAACTGCGCTCTTGTTATGTACGTAGCAGAGGAATCCTGATCACAATAACACTTGTCCACAAATCTTTCTTTATCCACACCAGACCAGTAATTTGAAATGAGTATTTTATATGTGGTCTCATTGAACTCATAAGCTGAAAGAAAGATTCCAGGAGAAATAGGATAAGAATCCTGATAGCTGATTTCGTGACCTTCTGTCTTTTCAAGATCTGAAACCAAAACTGCTTTTGCAAGCGGATTGAAAACGCACCATATGACAAATATTGTCAGTAATTTCCTGTAAAGCGACCTGTGTTCACCTTTTGAACTACCATTAAACCAGCCACCATTTACCTGAAGAAGCGAGCGTATATGAGAATTTACTTTTGAAGATGAATTATTTCTATTACCAAAAACACCATTGTTTTTGTTTGCACGGACACGACCCAGCATAATATAGAACAGCGGTATAAATGATATGACCGTGATCAGGGGATCGAAGAAATCAATTGCACCTATTGTTGACGTTTCTTTTATGAAAGGAAAAAGTGGCCTCATTTTCCAGCTTGTAACATAATCCAGATATATATGGCTCAGTATGGCAGCACCTGAAGCGATAATAAGCATCCGGTCTTTTTCCCGATACCATATATAAATTGTTACAAACAAGGCAAAAATAAGGGAATGCATGAACTCCCTGTGACCCATCATATAGTAGAGAACGTTATACACCTGGTGATTAAGGTGTCCGTCTATTGCAAGGAATAATACATTCAATATGAAATCCAGATCAGGCAGTATTGACATGAAAGCAACTATTTTTATCTGCCTTTTATTTAGTCCTGCAACTGATGCTATCAGTAACCCGATTCCCAGATGTGACAGTGTATTTACCATCCTGTCATCTTCACCCAATATAAAATATGTTACTATTTCTTTTTATATTTTTGGAGGATGCTGGATAATTAAATGTCCAAATGCCAGATTTAACCAATATAAGATCTGACAAACTAGTATTTGCCTAATATTTACCTAAAACTTGCCTAAGGTTTTAGCCATAAGTCTGTGAAACCCATGAATACTTGCTCCGCTTCCAAGATACATCATAGGACATCTTCCGGTGATTATCCTGAGATTTGGATCATATTCCAGGTGATTAACATCACAGGTATCAGTCTTCCAGTGAACCCAGAAATCAATAATTCCCTTTTCAGCCAGCTTCTCAATAACTCTTGCAGGTTCTCGTTTTGTAATGCCTATAACCACACTCCTGACACCATCAGGAACCTCTGGTATATTCTGGATTGAACCTTCAACTGGCTTATCAGAGTAATCAAGCACTGTAACTGCTCTCCCTCTTTTTTTAAGTTCATCAATTGTCCATTTAATGGCAGGTTTTGTACCATCTGTAATAATCAGGAAATTATCCCTTTCCCAGAACTCTTCCTGCTTTGTAAGCATGCTATACTTCCTCTTTTTACTTCCTTGAAAGAAGTTAGATGTCATGATATAAGAGTTCTTGCGAAAAAGCACTAAGGAGATGCTTCAGAATGATAAAAAGGAATAAAGAGCAAAAAATTGAAAAATATATGGCGAAGTTATTATTCGCCAATTAATGTTTACTCTCTTTTGAATACGAAAGCAAGTCCAATAATTGCAGCTATTGGCAGAGCAATTGTTGGGAATTCTGGTATTTCCTCTGTGTTTGGAACATCTGCTGTGACCTTGATGTCAAGGAAACTTGCTGTTCCGCGGTCTCTTCCCTTAATTGCGATAAGGTTTGTACCCTCCAACAGTATGCTGTCATCTACTTCAAACACAAAACTGCCCAAACTTGGACATCCTTCATGTGTCTGCATACCATTTGATACATCCACACCGTTGACAAAAATCTGAACATCGTTGTCAATGGCAACAGAAATCTTCATATTACTTGTGCCTGCAGGAAGATTGAGTTCCTTTCTTACAGCAATATATGTGTTAACTGGCCATTCCGTCTTTACATACTGTTCATCTGTGAGAACACAACCAGAATAGATTGAACCAAAACCTGCAATTCCTGAAGCAAATTCGGAATCATCAAAATTAAAGGTTGTAAAGTCATCTGATTCATCTTTGTCAATGATCTTGTATTTGTAACCAGAATCACCATAAGGGATGACAACTGTGTCTTCAGTAGCCATTGCTGTCATCGACAGTGTTGCTGTGAGAAGAAAAATACTTGCGAGTGAGAGAGCGAAGACTCTCTTTACATTGAAATTCGTTTTTGTTTTCATGCGTACCACCATTCGGACCAGACACCGAAAGAACATGACAGAACTCCATATTGCTTTATGTGCAGATATGCAATATGTCAGAAATTTCTTTCAGCATTGAACCGATCTTGTTGGCTTTAAAATGCGTGAGAAGTATATAACAGTTGTGATATTGTGCACCATATAAAATTACTACAAGAGATATAATAAGAGAAGTTTATCCCAGCACGATTTTATAAATCATACCAATGAGATATATTTAGTATGCAATAGCAGATTTCAACTAAAAATGAATTCAAAATAAAAAGATTGCTTTTTGTGCGAAAGCAGAAAATGGAAGAAAAATTAACTGAATATTTCATCCAGGTCTTTAAGGCAAATATCAACATCGAACTCTTTCAGTTTGTAGAATTTCTTGGCACGGTTATCATTATCCTCAAGTCTCAGGTCACTTTCAACAAAACCGGCTTTTTCCAGCCTTTTCAGGTGAAGCTGGATGACCTGACGTGACAGATCAAGATCCTTTGCCAGATCATATATGTATCTCTCCCTTTCTGAGAGCAGATACAGGAGTTTTAACCTGACCGGATGAGAAATAGCTTCTCCGATAGTTATTATTTGCTGAAGTGTTTTTGTCATCTGAGAACCTGCCGTACTTAGTTCTGTAATCTTAAATAAGAGAACGGATAATTGATCTAAATATCATCAAGTTTATCCTTTATATCCTGAACCATTTTTTTGACGTCCTCTACATCCTTTTCAACCCTGGCAAGACGTTCATTGTTTTCTGAGCCGCCTGAACCGGACTTATTCAGAAGTGTAACTGTCACCCAGACAACTAAAAAGATAATTAATATGTTCAAAAGCAGACCCCATATTCCAAAACCATACATGCCAGTGCCCATCATATCATACATAATTAGTTTCACCCTTAAAAATTTAAAAATTATATTTCTAATAAGGAATATATGGAAAGATGAGTATTACTACTTTTCTACCTTCCACACTTGTTTATTGAATCCTAAAGACACTTATCAGTACCTATAGCCGCAGCCGCCGGAACCACCGTAGCTTCCACCACGCATGCCACGTCCACCCTGATAGTACTGGCCCTGATATGTGGCATCTGCATAGAAGTCTTCGATTACTTCGCCAGTGTAGGCATCTATACGACCCTGTTTTACAGTATCATCTTCTGTGTAAGTAAATACCCACCATCTTCCCATCTGATAGACATTTGATTCTGATATATCCTGTCCGGTTACATCTTCTGCAATAGTAATAGCATCATCTATATTGTCTACTTCAATATCAGCTGCTGCTCCATCAGTTACATATGATCCATAAACCGGGCAGTCTGCATATCCATAACCGTTCATGTATCCATTTGCATATCCGACACATTGTCCAGCCCATCTGGACATCTGTGCGAAGAAAGTAGTGTCATCAGTATCATCTGTTGCTGCGCTTGCCATCCCAATCCCTGCAATTGCCATAATAAGCATTCCAGCAAGGAGGATTGTTGTAGTTTTTTTCATTTTTTACACCTTCCTGTATCGCAGGAATATATCATCCTGCATATGTAGCCTTAACACTACATATGTATGATATACCAGTATTTAAGGATTGTGTTTAACTGCGAACATAAACAGCTTTTTAGCAGTTCTGAAAAGCTCTGGAAAAAACAGAGAAGAAATAAGAG from Methanolobus tindarius DSM 2278 harbors:
- a CDS encoding ABC transporter permease; amino-acid sequence: MSTAVANVNRGLFKGFNLRQKTIMLISCLSLLLLSIVISSSFIDDNALSTDFQSKNLAPSLEHPFGTDWMGRDMFVRTLGGLGLSIVIGALASSISTVFSVILGLFSSIGKIEDSIVSWLVDLFLSIPHLLLIILISIGLGGGATGVIIAVALTHWTSLTRVVRAEIKQIKTQEYIHISRNFGKSRWWIAKKHILPHLIPQFVLGTIVMFPHAILHEASVTFLGFGLSPHQPAIGIILSESMKYLSAGYWWLAFFPGLSLLIVILAFDLIGENMGKILDPKRAHE
- a CDS encoding ABC transporter ATP-binding protein; the encoded protein is MAPMDSIISINGLSKSFGRRKALSNINLEIKKGEFVTIFGPNGAGKTTLLKIMSTIINPSRGSILVNGIDAKKHPEKIRGMIGAISHETYLYDELTARENLVFFARMYGIENNNIDARVDSILKSVNLLQRSDERAGSFSRGMKQRLSIARALLHQPEILLMDEPYTGLDQHAAANFERVLMGTGDSDVTRIMITHNIERAFELCDRMLIMDRGDICFDKLKTEIKSLEKFKEQYLSIVEKDTDAEGISNV
- a CDS encoding ABC transporter ATP-binding protein is translated as MYLKGKNIGFGYNENNLILEDVDISLGSGDVLGLVGDSGCGKSTLCRILAGYEKNYKGKVSLDGSKISSSGYNPVQLIFQHPEKAVNPKWKMKDILKEGHDVSQDILEAFGIKENWLNRWPNELSGGELQRFALARALGPKTKFLIADEITTMVDAITQAQIWESILGIVEELDIGVLVVSHDKSLINRLCHDVLYMSDLNGC
- a CDS encoding ABC transporter permease, coding for MASFWIVEQSPIDPVRAYIGEMSIQPEQKAKLEEYWGVNTPAHEKFLNWAENLLKGDLGTSLIYRMPVTEVVKERFAASLILMASSWLLSGVLGFALGILAGMKNGTLIDKAIKVYCYILLAAPTFWLALIFLLIFAVNLGWFPVGLSVPIGVASEDVTFFDRIHHLILPTVTLSLLGVASIAMFTREKLIEVMESDYVLFAKARGETGFDLIKRHGIRNVALPAITLQFLGFSELFGGAVLVEQVFSYPGIGQAAVAAGLRSDVPLLLAIVIISALFVYSGNLIADIIYEFVDPRIRQQERRT
- a CDS encoding ArsR/SmtB family transcription factor; this translates as MTKTLQQIITIGEAISHPVRLKLLYLLSERERYIYDLAKDLDLSRQVIQLHLKRLEKAGFVESDLRLEDNDNRAKKFYKLKEFDVDICLKDLDEIFS
- a CDS encoding metal-dependent hydrolase; this translates as MGEDDRMVNTLSHLGIGLLIASVAGLNKRQIKIVAFMSILPDLDFILNVLFLAIDGHLNHQVYNVLYYMMGHREFMHSLIFALFVTIYIWYREKDRMLIIASGAAILSHIYLDYVTSWKMRPLFPFIKETSTIGAIDFFDPLITVISFIPLFYIMLGRVRANKNNGVFGNRNNSSSKVNSHIRSLLQVNGGWFNGSSKGEHRSLYRKLLTIFVIWCVFNPLAKAVLVSDLEKTEGHEISYQDSYPISPGIFLSAYEFNETTYKILISNYWSGVDKERFVDKCYCDQDSSATYITRAQLLYNSSLPGDVDYPVYNVSTYDSNVTVVLSDARNPFAQYWAYFKTEYIFVFYTDSENYDVYLKRNVQYNKPLPVGMFE
- a CDS encoding oligopeptide/dipeptide ABC transporter ATP-binding protein translates to MTNTSQIPAEKKEKPEALLKVKDLSLSFIQYAAGLRQTELKVISNLSMEAYSGEILAVVGSSGSGKSLLAHSILGILPSNAKLNGTMEYGGHDLTQKKKEEVRGKEIVLIPQSTTYLDPLMRISSQVIGSVEDKNSDSKKKLQKEIFKKYDLKPEVEKMFPHELSGGMIRRVLVSTAVMSSSKIVIADEPTPGLDEKNLNETLGYFKDMANKGYAVILITHDIEAALKISDKIAIFYAGTILEVANAEDFSGEGEKLRHQYTKALWNALPQNKFQAIKGHQPMQDEVLEGCFFYERCTTRGEICSKCVPELKLFNGGMVRCNNVS
- a CDS encoding molybdopterin-dependent oxidoreductase codes for the protein MVQLRQFKLLVSCILILVLSVSGCTEDSQQKQQETNTSDEATVFDGKELTPISEQRNNGIKGTQYIDKDTYELRIYGRMVDKPMSFTYEQLLAYPSVSRFVRMDCVEGWGFDAKWTGLTMDTLFNETGVNNSATTVIFYSADGYSTSLDYDYIVENDIMLAYELNDITLPADRGFPLQLVAESKYGYKWAKWITSIEVTDEPYKGYWETAGYNNNADVGGPAFER
- a CDS encoding PEF-CTERM sorting domain-containing protein translates to MKTKTNFNVKRVFALSLASIFLLTATLSMTAMATEDTVVIPYGDSGYKYKIIDKDESDDFTTFNFDDSEFASGIAGFGSIYSGCVLTDEQYVKTEWPVNTYIAVRKELNLPAGTSNMKISVAIDNDVQIFVNGVDVSNGMQTHEGCPSLGSFVFEVDDSILLEGTNLIAIKGRDRGTASFLDIKVTADVPNTEEIPEFPTIALPIAAIIGLAFVFKRE
- a CDS encoding PepSY domain-containing protein produces the protein MKKTTTILLAGMLIMAIAGIGMASAATDDTDDTTFFAQMSRWAGQCVGYANGYMNGYGYADCPVYGSYVTDGAAADIEVDNIDDAITIAEDVTGQDISESNVYQMGRWWVFTYTEDDTVKQGRIDAYTGEVIEDFYADATYQGQYYQGGRGMRGGSYGGSGGCGYRY
- a CDS encoding heme exporter protein CcmB produces the protein MKKSLYIAAKDLRSEFRTKQMLNSMLIFSLIVIVIFSISFGDVLSQTELVGKLAPGVLWVAFTFAGTLGLSRSFAGEMENGCLEGLKLSPIDRSSIYIGKTISNAVLMFIVELLTIPIFIVLFNYNISGIPGLALVIFLGTFGFVSVGTLLSALSASTRAREIMLPVLLLPLIIPVIIPAVMATGTILADGGIGSISSELRLLVVYDLVFFVVGQLVFEYTVMD